In one window of Heterodontus francisci isolate sHetFra1 chromosome 24, sHetFra1.hap1, whole genome shotgun sequence DNA:
- the antkmt gene encoding adenine nucleotide translocase lysine N-methyltransferase, which translates to MDQDDSEEEAELRKQSIGGWGLLQIAGCTGLTAYIIWAGLLMPGFRRVPLRLQVPYIPASRKQVQNVMTLLEGRSGKVVDLGSGDGRIVLEASKRGFNPAVGYELNPWLIRLSKFYAWRAGCHGKVSYMKQDLWKVDLRDCSNVTVFLAPSVLSLLQVKLLAELPEDAWIVAGRFPFPSWKPCCIVGDGVDRAWRYSAKRLRQENESQITQEGTAV; encoded by the exons ATGGACCAGGATGACAGTGAAGAGGAAGCTGAGCTCAGGAAGCAGTCAATTGGCGGCTGGGGTTTACTGCAGATCGCTGGGTGCACAGGATTAACTGCATATATAATATGGGCAGGGCTGCTGATGCCTGGCTTCAGGAGGGTCCCTCTAAGGTTACAG GTACCGTACATACCCGCAAGCCGCAAGCAGGTGCAGAATGTGATGACCTTACTGGAAGGCCGGTCTGGCAAGGTGGTGGACTTGGGATCAGGTGATGGCAGAATT GTTTTAGAAGCCAGTAAGCGTGGCTTCAATCCAGCAGTTGGCTATGAACTGAACCCGTGGCTCATCAGGCTGTCAAAATTCTACGCATGGAGAGCAGGCTGTCATGGGAAGGTTTCTTACATGAAACAAGATCTGTGGAAG GTTGATTTGAGAGACTGTTCCAATGTCACAGTTTTCCTGGCTCCCAGTGTG CTTTCTTTACTACAAGTCAAGTTGTTAGCTGAACTTCCAGAAGATGCCTGGATTGTTGCTGGTCGATTCCCTTTTCCGAGCTGGAAGCCGTGCTGCATTGTTGGGGATGGGGTGGATAGAGCCTGGCGTTACAGTGCCAAAAGACTACGACAAGAAAATGAATCCCAAATCACACAGGAAGGAACAGCAGTATAA